A genomic region of Mycobacterium sp. Aquia_213 contains the following coding sequences:
- a CDS encoding DNA-3-methyladenine glycosylase 2 family protein, whose translation MHDDFERCYRAVQSKDARFDGWFVTAVLTTRIYCRPSCPVRPPFARNVRFLPTAAAAQRAGFRACKRCRPDASPGSPEWNVRGDVVARAMRLITDGTVDRDGVGGLAAHLGYTTRQLERLLQAEVGAGPLALARAQRSQTARLLIETTDLPFGDVAFAAGFSSIRQFNDTVRLVFESTPSDLRKRAATRFGSNATSPGTLCLRLPVRTPFAYEGVFGHLAAGAVPGCEEVRNGSYRRSLRLPAGNAVVALTPAVDHVRCLLVLDDFRDLTTAIARCRRLLDLDADPEAIVDTLSRDPLLAPVVAKAPGQRIPRAVDEAELAVRAVLGQQVSTKAARTHVGRLVTAYGSLVHDPEGALTHAFPSIEQLAEIDPIHLAVPKARQRTMSALIAGLLDGSVVLNAGSDWDSARTQLLALPGVGPWTAEVIAMRGLGDPDAFPASDLGLQLAAKQLGLPTNQRKLIEHSAHWRPWRSYATQHLWTTLEHPVNQWPPQEVA comes from the coding sequence GTGCATGACGATTTCGAACGCTGTTACCGGGCGGTCCAGTCCAAGGACGCCCGGTTCGACGGCTGGTTCGTCACCGCTGTGCTGACCACCCGCATCTACTGCCGGCCCAGCTGCCCGGTGCGCCCGCCGTTCGCTCGCAATGTGCGGTTCTTACCGACCGCGGCGGCCGCCCAGCGGGCGGGTTTCCGCGCATGCAAGCGATGCCGCCCCGACGCCTCGCCGGGTTCGCCCGAGTGGAACGTACGCGGCGATGTCGTGGCGCGGGCCATGCGGCTCATCACCGACGGCACGGTGGACCGCGACGGCGTGGGCGGTCTGGCCGCCCACCTTGGATACACGACCCGGCAGCTGGAGCGGCTTTTGCAGGCCGAAGTCGGCGCCGGCCCGCTCGCGCTGGCTCGCGCGCAACGAAGCCAGACCGCCCGGCTGCTGATCGAGACGACCGACCTGCCGTTCGGCGATGTCGCGTTCGCCGCGGGCTTTTCCAGCATCCGCCAGTTCAACGACACCGTGCGCCTGGTGTTCGAAAGCACACCGAGCGATTTGCGGAAGCGTGCGGCGACCCGCTTCGGGTCGAACGCGACTTCGCCTGGGACACTGTGCCTTCGGCTGCCGGTGCGTACCCCGTTCGCGTACGAGGGCGTCTTCGGCCATCTGGCCGCGGGCGCCGTTCCCGGTTGCGAGGAAGTGCGCAACGGTTCGTACCGGCGCAGCCTGCGGCTTCCGGCCGGCAACGCCGTGGTCGCGCTGACGCCGGCCGTCGATCACGTCCGCTGCCTACTCGTGCTCGACGACTTCCGCGATCTCACCACCGCGATCGCCCGCTGCCGGCGGCTGCTGGACCTCGATGCCGATCCGGAAGCGATCGTGGACACACTGAGCCGCGACCCGCTGCTGGCTCCCGTCGTGGCCAAGGCGCCGGGACAACGCATTCCGCGCGCGGTCGACGAGGCCGAACTCGCGGTGCGCGCGGTGCTGGGTCAGCAGGTCTCGACGAAGGCCGCACGCACCCACGTCGGCCGATTGGTCACCGCGTACGGGTCGCTGGTGCACGACCCCGAAGGCGCACTGACGCATGCCTTCCCGTCAATCGAGCAACTCGCCGAGATCGATCCCATCCATCTGGCGGTCCCCAAGGCCCGGCAACGGACGATGAGTGCGCTGATCGCCGGGCTCCTCGACGGCAGCGTGGTCCTGAACGCCGGAAGCGATTGGGACAGCGCGCGCACCCAACTGTTGGCCCTGCCGGGGGTCGGCCCCTGGACGGCAGAGGTGATCGCGATGCGCGGCCTCGGCGACCCGGACGCCTTTCCCGCCAGTGACCTCGGGTTACAGCTCGCCGCCAAGCAGCTGGGCTTGCCGACGAATCAACGCAAACTCATTGAGCACAGCGCACATTGGCGCCCTTGGCGCTCTTATGCCACCCAGCATTTGTGGACCACCCTCGAGCACCCGGTAAATCAATGGCCGCCACAGGAGGTCGCGTGA
- the murA gene encoding UDP-N-acetylglucosamine 1-carboxyvinyltransferase, with amino-acid sequence MSERFVVTGGNRLSGEVAVGGAKNSVLKLMAATLLAEGTSTITNCPDILDVPLMAEVLRGLGATVELDGDVARITSPDEPKYDADFAAVRQFRASVCVLGPLVGRCKRAKVALPGGDAIGSRPLDMHQAGLRQLGATCNIEHGCVVAHADRLRGAEIQLEFPSVGATENILMAAVVAEGVTTIHNAAREPDVVDLCTMLNQMGAQIEGAGSPTMTITGVPRLYPTEHRVIGDRIVAATWGIAAAITRGDISVSGIDPAHLQVVLHKLHDAGATVTQTDTSFRVTQYERPKAMNVATLPFPGFPTDLQPMAIALASIADGTSMITENVFEARFRFVEEMIRLGADARTDGHHAVVRGLPQLSSAPVWCSDIRAGAGLVLAGLVADGDTEVHDVFHIDRGYPLFVENLAILGAEIERVQ; translated from the coding sequence GTGTCTGAGCGATTCGTGGTAACCGGCGGCAACCGGTTGTCCGGCGAAGTCGCCGTGGGGGGCGCCAAGAACAGCGTGCTCAAGCTGATGGCCGCGACCCTGCTGGCCGAAGGCACCAGCACGATCACCAACTGCCCCGACATTCTCGATGTGCCGTTGATGGCCGAGGTGCTGCGCGGGTTGGGCGCCACCGTCGAACTCGACGGCGACGTCGCCCGCATCACCTCACCCGACGAGCCCAAGTACGACGCGGACTTCGCGGCAGTGCGGCAGTTCCGCGCGTCGGTGTGTGTGCTGGGCCCGCTGGTCGGCCGATGCAAACGGGCCAAGGTCGCACTGCCCGGCGGTGACGCGATCGGATCGCGTCCACTGGATATGCATCAGGCGGGCCTGCGGCAACTGGGTGCCACTTGCAACATCGAGCACGGCTGTGTCGTCGCTCACGCAGATAGGTTGCGCGGCGCGGAGATTCAGCTCGAATTCCCCTCGGTGGGCGCCACCGAGAACATCCTGATGGCCGCCGTCGTCGCCGAGGGTGTCACCACGATCCACAATGCGGCGCGGGAACCCGACGTCGTCGATCTCTGCACGATGCTCAACCAGATGGGCGCGCAGATCGAGGGTGCGGGTTCGCCGACGATGACGATTACGGGGGTACCGCGGCTGTATCCCACCGAGCACCGGGTGATCGGTGACCGCATCGTGGCCGCCACCTGGGGGATTGCGGCCGCGATCACCCGCGGTGACATCTCGGTCAGCGGTATCGATCCGGCGCATCTTCAGGTGGTGCTGCACAAACTGCACGACGCGGGGGCCACCGTCACCCAGACGGACACCAGTTTTCGTGTGACGCAGTACGAGCGTCCGAAGGCCATGAACGTTGCGACGTTGCCGTTTCCCGGTTTTCCGACGGATCTGCAACCGATGGCGATTGCGCTGGCGTCGATCGCCGACGGCACCTCGATGATCACGGAGAACGTGTTCGAGGCGCGCTTCCGATTCGTCGAGGAGATGATCCGCCTCGGCGCCGACGCGCGCACCGACGGCCATCACGCCGTGGTGCGGGGGCTGCCGCAACTTTCCAGCGCCCCGGTCTGGTGTTCGGACATCCGGGCCGGTGCCGGCCTGGTGCTCGCCGGACTCGTCGCCGACGGTGACACCGAGGTCCACGACGTCTTTCACATCGATCGCGGCTACCCGTTGTTCGTGGAAAACCTCGCGATTTTGGGAGCGGAGATCGAGCGGGTACAGTAA
- a CDS encoding methylated-DNA--[protein]-cysteine S-methyltransferase, with amino-acid sequence MIQYRTIDSPIGLLTLAGHGSVLTNLRMVDQTYEPSRADWSPDPGAFSAAVDQLVAYFAGELTTFDVELDLRGTEFQRRVWRALLTIPYGETRSYGEIAEQIGAPGAARAVGLANGHNPIAIVVPCHRVIGANGSLTGFGGGLGRKRTLLELEKQRSNLTLFD; translated from the coding sequence GTGATCCAGTACCGCACCATCGACAGCCCGATCGGGCTGTTGACGCTGGCCGGCCACGGCTCGGTGTTGACCAATCTGCGGATGGTCGATCAGACCTACGAACCGAGCCGCGCCGACTGGTCGCCCGATCCGGGAGCATTCAGCGCGGCCGTCGATCAACTCGTGGCGTACTTCGCCGGCGAGCTCACTACTTTCGACGTGGAGCTCGACCTGCGGGGCACCGAATTCCAGCGACGGGTCTGGCGGGCGCTGCTGACAATTCCGTATGGGGAGACCCGGTCGTACGGAGAAATCGCCGAACAAATCGGGGCCCCCGGCGCCGCGCGCGCCGTCGGATTGGCCAACGGCCACAATCCGATCGCTATCGTCGTCCCCTGCCATCGCGTCATCGGCGCGAATGGCAGCCTCACCGGGTTCGGCGGCGGGCTCGGCCGAAAGCGGACACTGCTCGAATTAGAAAAGCAGCGGTCGAATTTGACGTTATTCGATTGA